TGGGCATACCTGCAACTTAATATCAAACCCGATTTTTTGAATTGAGCTGAAAGCTTAAGGCCGAAGGCTAAAAGCTGAAAAAAGAAGAGAATTAATTGAAAAACCAAAGCTTTCGGCCTTCGGCTTTAAGCTTTAAGCTAAAGAAAATGAAACAATTTACCAAACTCAACATATTTTCATTAAAGGGTGTGCAGATGCGCACTTTCCACATCACCTGGTTAATGTTCTTTGTGTGCTTTTTCGGCTGGTTTGGCCTGGCACCTTTGATGCCTACCATCCGCGCCGAACTGCATTTGACCAAAGCCCAGGTAGGTAATACCATCATTGCCTCGGTTGCTGCAACAATTTTGGCCCGCCTTATTATAGGTAAACTTTGCGATAGCTGGGGGCCGCGAAAAACCGCCGTAAGGTTACTCCTCGTTGGCTCGTTACCGGTGTTTTTTGTTGGTTTAGCGCACGATTATACATCGTTTTTATTGTTCAGGCTGGCTATTGGCGTAATAGGTTCATCGTTTGTAATTACCCAGTTCCATACTTCAATGATGTTTGCGCCCAATATAAAAGGTACGGCCAACGCGGTAACCGGCGGCTGGGGCAACCTGGGCGGCGGGGTGACCAATATGGTAATGCCGCTGATATTCGCGGCCATTGTAGGCTTTGGCTATACCAAAGCCGAAGCCTGGCGCTACGCCATGATCGTACCGGGTGTGATGATGCTGATCATTGCGATCTTATACCAAAAGTTTACCAAAGATACCCCGGATGGTAACTACGATGAGATAGGCCGCTCAGCCACCAAATCAAAAACCGATTGGTCGATACTAAGTGATTGGCGCATTTGGGCGCTTACCATGGCTTATGCTATGTGCTTTGGCATGGAGATCACTTTTGATAACGTAGCGTCACTGCACTTTGTAGATACTTTTCATTTATCGCAAAGTTCGGCTGGTTTTTGGGCAGGCATTTTCGGGTTCATGAACCTGTTTGCAAGGGCTTTGGGTGGTATGGTATCTGATAAGGTAGGCGGCAAATTCGGTATGCGCGGCAAAGGTTTGCTGCTGGCTGGTGTGTTATTATTAGAAGGTATCGGGTTGATCCTTTTTGCAAGCTCAGGGAATTTAACGGCAGCCATTGTTTCGATGTTGTCGTTCGCGCTGTTCCTCAAAATGTCTAACGGGGCTACTTATGGTATAGTGCCGTTTATCAACTCAAAAAATGTAGGCATGGTAAGCGGGATAGTTGGTGCGGGTGGCAATCTCGGCGGAATGCTGTTTGGCTTCCTGTTCAAATCAGAATCCATTACTTATATCCAGGCATTTACCTATATCGGCATTACGGTTATGGTGGTATCGCTTATCTTATTTGTAACTCGTTTTCAAAAGCAAACAGTGACCGAGCCAGCGAAGGAAGCTGTTTTAGCCGGAGAGTTAGCTTAAAGCGGAAAGCCGAAGGCTAAAAGATTTTTTTGAGCTGAAAGCGTAAAGCTTAAAGTGAAAAGCATACAAGGTGATTAGAAATTGAAGTTCTTCATTGCCGTTGGTTTCAACCAACGGTTAATGAAGGCGAATTTTTCCCGGGCTTTAGCCCAAATCAGCAAGCGATTTTTGGCTAAAGCCCTTATCGCTTTGCTATTAGTCCGTAGGTTAAAACCAATGGCAATGAATTTGTCTGGTGGTAGATAATATTAAAAACAATAAAAAAAGCTTTCGGCTTTAAGCCTTATGCTTTCAGCTTAAAAAAGTTTTCGGCTAAAAAAAATGAAGCGCTCACAACAAAATACTTTTACAAGCACCTGCTGTTATTGTGGGGTGGGTTGCGGCGTTGTTATTAATAAAGAAAAAAACGGGAATATTACGCTTGAAGGCGATAAAGATTATCCCGTAAACAAAGGGATGCTTTGCAGCAAGGGCCTTAACCTGCACCATACTGCCAACGATAAAAGCGACCGGCTGCTGTACCCTCAAATGCGATACAACAAAAATATGCCCATGCAAAGGGTAAGCTGGAACGAGGCATTGGAGCGTACCGCCGCCGTTTTTAAAACTTTTATCAACAAATACGGACCCGATTCGGTGGCGTTTTATGCTTCGGGGCAATGCCTTACCGAAGAGTATTATGTGGTGAACAAGCTCATTAAAGGTTTTATAGGTAGTAATAATATCGATACTAATTCGCGGCTTTGTATGAGCAGCGCGGTTGCCGCCTATAAAATTGCTTTGGGCGAGGATACCGTACCGCTTTGTTACGAAGATATTGAACTGGCAGATTGCTTTTATGTTACCGGGGCCAACCCGGCATGGTGCCATCCTATTTTATGGCGAAGGGTGGAGGCGCACAAAGCCGCCAATCCTGATGTGAAAATTATTGTGGTTGACCCTCGCGCTACCGATACCTGTAGTATTGCCGATCTGCACCTGCAAATTAATCCCGGTACGGATATTACGCTTAACCATGCTATTGGCCGGGTATTGATTGAGAATGGTGATATCGATGCCGATTTTGTTACCAACCACGCCGATGGTTTTGAGCAATACAGCAAAATAGTTTTCGAGCGTACAGTGGCCGAAGCGGCATTGATCTGTGGGGTTGCTGAAAGCGAGATCCGTTTGGCAGCGCTTTACATAGGCGAGGCTAAAGGTTTTATTTCCATGTGGACAATGGGACTTAACCAAAGTGCCGTTGGGGTGAATAAAAACTTAAGCCTCATTAACCTTAATTTAATTACCGGGCATATAGGTAAACCGGGTTCAGGGCCGTTGTCATTAACCGGGCAGCCTAATGCCATGGGTGGGCGTGAGGTAGGTGGTTTGGCTAATTTGTTGCCGGCACATCGTAACCTGAATAATCCCGCCCACCGTGCCGAAGTACAGAAGTTTTGGGGTGGTACCGAGATTGCCGAAAAACCAGGCCTCACCGCTACCGAAATGTTCGAGGCCTTGAATGATGGCCGCTTAAAAGCCATTTGGATTATGTGTACCAACCCGCTTACCAGTTTGCCTAATGTACGTATGGCCGAGGAAGCTTTGAAAAAAGCGAAGTTTGTGGTGGTACAAGAGATCAGCAACAAGCCTGAAACACTGGCTTATGCCGATGTGATACTCCCCGCCGCTGCCTGGGCCGAAAAGGAGGGAACCATGACCAACTCCGAGCGGCGCATCAGCTACCTGAATAAAATTCTTGATCCACCTGGCGAGGCCCTGCCCGATAGCGAGATCATTTGCCGTTTCGCCCAAAAAATGGGTTATAAGGGGTTCGATT
The sequence above is a segment of the Mucilaginibacter celer genome. Coding sequences within it:
- a CDS encoding MFS transporter, with protein sequence MKQFTKLNIFSLKGVQMRTFHITWLMFFVCFFGWFGLAPLMPTIRAELHLTKAQVGNTIIASVAATILARLIIGKLCDSWGPRKTAVRLLLVGSLPVFFVGLAHDYTSFLLFRLAIGVIGSSFVITQFHTSMMFAPNIKGTANAVTGGWGNLGGGVTNMVMPLIFAAIVGFGYTKAEAWRYAMIVPGVMMLIIAILYQKFTKDTPDGNYDEIGRSATKSKTDWSILSDWRIWALTMAYAMCFGMEITFDNVASLHFVDTFHLSQSSAGFWAGIFGFMNLFARALGGMVSDKVGGKFGMRGKGLLLAGVLLLEGIGLILFASSGNLTAAIVSMLSFALFLKMSNGATYGIVPFINSKNVGMVSGIVGAGGNLGGMLFGFLFKSESITYIQAFTYIGITVMVVSLILFVTRFQKQTVTEPAKEAVLAGELA